In a genomic window of Polypterus senegalus isolate Bchr_013 chromosome 13, ASM1683550v1, whole genome shotgun sequence:
- the snu13a gene encoding SNU13 homolog, small nuclear ribonucleoprotein a (U4/U6.U5), producing MADADVNPKAYPLADATLTKTILDLVQQAANYKQLRKGANEATKTLNRGIAEFIVMAADAEPLEIILHLPLLCEDKNVPYVFVRSKQALGRACGVSRPVVATSVTIKEGSQLKPQIQSVQMAIERLLV from the exons ATG GCTGATGCAGATGTGAATCCCAAAGCCTACCCTCTGGCAGATGCCACCCTGACAAAGACCATCCTTGACTTGGTACAGCAAGCAGCAAACTATAAACAGTTACGCAAAGGAGCCAATGAAG CCACGAAAACCCTCAATAGAGGAATTGCAGAGTTCATTGTGATGGCGGCAGATGCAGAACCCCTGGAGATCATCCTGCACCTCCCTTTACTCTGTGAAGACAAGAACGTCCCCTATGTGTTTGTACGGTCCAAGCAGGCCCTGGGGCGAGCCTGTGGAGTATCCCGTCCTGTGGTTGCCACATCAGTGACTATCAAAGAGGGCTCTCAGCTGAAGCCGCAGATTCAGTCTGTCCAGATGGCTATCGAAAGACTGCTGGTCTAA